The Naumovozyma dairenensis CBS 421 chromosome 1, complete genome genome includes a region encoding these proteins:
- the NDAI0A07340 gene encoding histone H2A (similar to Saccharomyces cerevisiae HTA2 (YBL003C); ancestral locus Anc_3.208): MSGGKGGKAGSTAKASQSRSAKAGLTFPVGRVHRLLRRGNYAQRIGSGAPVYLTAVLEYLAAEILELAGNAARDNKKTRIIPRHLQLAIRNDDELNKLLGNVTIAQGGVLPNIHQNLLPKKSAKAAKASQEL; the protein is encoded by the coding sequence atGTCAGGTGGTAAAGGTGGTAAAGCAGGTTCTACAGCTAAGGCTTCTCAATCTAGATCAGCTAAAGCTGGTTTAACTTTCCCAGTCGGTAGAGTTCATAGACTTCTAAGAAGAGGTAACTACGCTCAAAGAATCGGTTCCGGTGCTCCAGTTTATTTAACCGCtgttttggaatatttagCCGCTGAAATCTTAGAATTAGCTGGTAACGCTGCTAGAGATAACAAAAAGACTAGAATTATCCCAAGACATTTACAATTAGCCATCAGAAATGATGACGAATTAAACAAATTGTTAGGCAACGTCACTATCGCTCAAGGTGGTGTCTTACCAAATATTCATCAAAACTTGTTGCCAAAGAAGTCTGCCAAGGCTGCTAAGGCTTCTCAAGAATTATAA
- the RMD1 gene encoding Rmd1p (similar to Saccharomyces cerevisiae RMD1 (YDL001W); ancestral locus Anc_3.209): protein MKKDDNRNEDGHYATTDLEQPEEEQEQSLLKKEDPLISRSQKSTNKYIPYMDGPPRISSTLSRHSNCRNNNNGSMKDRNTKMRSYPNNNSNMIKGGTSMNRIGAQRSSRTSQKLKLLPDEPFLDYDNSGNRASGNDVGGYITGIVNNKTGRNRVGGNEEVYSQVNKIMDKPARKDAEKLGKAHRHLLPRTTGYCTASSYNMRELIRWLRDFSGVYHTHPKLFDECLYTPFVYSDWKKKNKKKNKKQTGVIPDEGFQDDEGSQDDEGSQDDEDHGDVIRLDDEGGEISVSDKRYPDLFIFEYGVIVMWGFTEREEKRFLNDLEKFEKEKLAEEDIQIEEFNYYVTKSYQPRIYNDFITLRDGSNYMTKLSISHAIAQSVKISLFEELVDNTIEDTQDIPQEIASSGKVSMTKEEIMKSIGELFILRININLHGSVLDSPEIMWSEPQLEPIYQATRGYLEINQRVALLNQRLEVISDLLQMLKEQLGHSHEEYLEFIVIFLVAVEVIISLVNIAVDMFANSNK, encoded by the coding sequence atgaaaaaagatgaCAATAGAAACGAAGACGGTCATTATGCTACTACAGATCTAGAACAgccagaagaagaacaagaacagtCGCTATTAAAGAAGGAAGATCCTTTAATATCAAGATCGCAGAAAAGTACGAATAAGTATATACCATACATGGATGGTCCACCACGAATATCGTCAACATTATCGAGACATAGTAATTGTcgcaataataataatgggaGTATGAAGGATAGGAATACGAAAATGCGATCTTATcccaataataatagtaatatgATTAAGGGTGGTACGAGTATGAATAGGATTGGAGCACAGCGAAGTTCCAGAACTAGTCAAAAACTGAAACTATTACCAGATGAACCATTCTTAGATTATGATAATAGTGGTAATCGCGCGAGTGGCAATGATGTTGGTGGTTACATTACTGGaattgttaataataaaaccGGTAGGAATAGAGTAGGAGGGAATGAAGAAGTTTATTCACAAGTTAATAAGATTATGGATAAACCAGCGAGGAAAGATGCTGAAAAATTAGGTAAAGCTCACAGACATTTGTTACCTAGAACCACAGGTTATTGTACTGCTAGTAGTTATAATATGAGAGAATTAATTCGTTGGTTAAGAGATTTCTCGGGAGTTTATCATACTCATCctaaattatttgatgaatgTTTGTATACACCGTTTGTTTATAGTGattggaagaagaagaacaagaaaaagaacaagaagcaAACCGGTGTAATACCTGATGAAGGATttcaagatgatgaaggatctcaagatgatgaaggatctcaagatgatgaagatcaTGGAGATGTTATTAGATTAGATGACGAAGGTGGAGAGATTAGTGTTAGTGATAAACGATATCcagatttatttatatttgaatatggAGTGATTGTTATGTGGGGGTTTACAGAAAGGGAAGAGAAACGATTTTTAAATGATCttgagaaatttgaaaaggaGAAATTAGCAGAGgaagatattcaaattgaagaattcaatTATTATGTTACAAAAAGTTATCAACCTAGGATTtataatgatttcattaCTTTGAGAGATGGATCTAATTATATGACTAAATTATCTATATCACATGCTATAGCGCAAAGTGTTAAGATATCGctttttgaagaattagtGGATAATACTATTGAAGATACTCAAGATATTCCGCAGGAGATTGCATCTAGTGGTAAAGTCTCTATGACTAAAGAggaaataatgaaaagtATTGGGGAATTATTCATATTAAGgataaatattaatttaCATGGATCTGTTTTAGATTCTCCAGAGATTATGTGGTCAGAACCACAATTGGAGCCAATTTATCAAGCCACAAGAGGATATTTAGAGATTAATCAACGAGTGgcattattaaatcaaaGATTAGAAGTCATATCTGATCTTTTACAAATGTTGAAGGAACAATTAGGACATTCTcatgaagaatatttagaaTTTATTGTCATCTTTTTAGTTGCTGTGGAAGTTATTATATCTTTGGTTAATATAGCGGTTGATATGTTTGCAAACAGCAATAAGTga
- the NHP10 gene encoding Nhp10p (similar to Saccharomyces cerevisiae NHP10 (YDL002C); ancestral locus Anc_3.210), translated as MNTNNDPSELKRKIEELKQNNETLGLVVQRTRKSVKRLRLEYGILLERLESRIDIDPELSSEIPLPNLESFKTDLLNKPLKKGKSKRIKNKLRDPNLPKRPTNAYLIFCEMNKENLRSNGSLDVTRDLSELWKSLDETGRSPYFDLYNQDRERYRSEMETYNKNLENSNNIVPALTSATTSATNTTAKTTPMKVTKLLPISDDLKTQELTTSTNGINNVNGSKPKLNHVTKDGPIGDKIDHEDTNDIEEEEEEEEEEEEEVEEEEDDDEENEENEENEEDEEDDDDDDDDDDDEEENDHDDNSEEEDGFNKVGSSRGEQEDEELEDEEDDEKAEDIIDQDENVEEEEDDEHPGEGDEQAEEEAEAEEEEEEVDDDDDDDNDDDVMQIHTIAKQDDPDASETDTTEEHLTTSGLPSGA; from the coding sequence ATGAATACAAACAACGATCCTAGCGAACTTAAAAGGAAgattgaagaattgaaacaaaacaatGAAACATTAGGCCTAGTAGTacaaagaacaagaaaatcaGTGAAAAGACTTAGATTAGAATATGGGATCCTCTTGGAAAGATTAGAATCCAGAATTGACATTGATCCAGAATTAAGTTCTGAAATTCCCCTACCAAATTTAGAATCTTTCAAAACTGACTTATTAAATAaaccattgaaaaaagggaaaagtaaaagaattaagaaTAAATTAAGAGATCCAAATCTACCCAAAAGACCAACGAATGCATATCTTATCTTTTGTGAAATGAATAAGGAAAATTTAAGATCAAATGGATCATTGGACGTCACCAGGGATTTATCTGAATTATGGAAGAGTCTGGATGAAACAGGGAGAAGCCCTTATTTCGATCTTTATAATCAAGATAGAGAAAGATATAGATCTGAAATGGAAActtataataaaaatttggaaaattcaaataatatcgTCCCAGCTTTAACTTCAGCTACAACGTCAGCTACAAATACAACTGCTAAAACAACACCGATGAAAGTGACAAAATTACTACCAATATCCGATGATTTAAAGACACAAGAACTTACAACTTCCACCAATGGTATCAATAATGTTAATGGTAGCAAACCAAAATTAAATCACGTAACAAAAGATGGCCCTATTGGTGACAAAATAGACCACGAAGATACAAACGATATcgaggaagaagaagaggaagaagaagaagaagaagaggaagtagaagaagaggaagatgacgatgaagaaaatgaagaaaatgaagaaaacgAAGAAGACGAggaagatgatgacgatgatgatgatgatgatgatgatgaagaagaaaacgatcatgatgataatagtgaagaagaagatggaTTTAACAAAGTGGGTAGCAGTCGCGGCGAACAAGAAGACGAGGAActtgaagatgaagaagacgaTGAAAAAGCAGAAGATATTATAGatcaagatgaaaatgttgaagaagaagaagacgatgAACACCCAGGAGAAGGAGATGAACAAGCAGAGGAGGAAGCGGAAGcagaagaggaagaagaggaagttgatgatgacgatgatgacgaCAACGATGACGATGTGATGCAAATCCATACAATAGCTAAACAAGATGACCCAGATGCATCAGAAACTGATACTACCGAAGAACATTTAACAACTTCTGGGCTTCCTAGTGGAGCTTAA
- the SKP2 gene encoding putative SCF ubiquitin ligase complex subunit SKP2 (similar to Saccharomyces cerevisiae YNL311C; ancestral locus Anc_3.35) has protein sequence MKRLQLLGRSKYLSLSSKEDNTSTSPLLKKNGFDDEKSGNLPRCSTSISNSKVVQEYPPLHLLKLPKKLLLLILQNLDTRTLLSLCEVNSTLYNIISNNFLYNHVVLDTKLSLLKFNAIIHSEFHTSNAINNNSNNNIVNNNKQDDTVSQNVRFLVRSIEFVNPQCQDSLFKYSKFHNKNDQTIAGSYVYESTSSLSTSSAMKNISNKNNIPTTIEEQPTSDSYNGNTNSPRKYNNNDIFCQSCFKTIDKMENKYSHYTYIELMLDIIDYLPNLTHVILSNVESNFKIPLWYSVFNDGSRDFFKKIIKGQQSINSNDLRTFEISKQFVSEYERKFYSLQRIKTLEIRASKDKKTGNNVVRLRPNLLCCFGIINELILENIIIDTESLDTPMEFLPLHLRLEPTGLYQLHAPFHALTLKSCSIIPGNGILKLFNPYFKCVKNLELLQITSKYDLLLCNCFSALTDLSIDCSSICFMNETLVDDEYYYENPPHNNEAILEHDCNSLSETLLDSTVDYTLQAPPATSSIVLSLNLKYISRTTTTDNNNNNLQNNRRKPATLTKSQGDFFKHSSIPEFHYFYHYYKLLWDRLPHKNININIINIPFRNVYPLSPIVFWEKMMNSLADNDIADQETLIGYRTDHNSTRSNVPVHGRNTHPTDNNEIDDHFHNDYYWNTSVRNCFKDCLSVLKNQNQQYHGLSVDETVNDMDDEIINNYQNFKYFKDIPNLNLWCFLKSLSKFKSVKIRLLRNLLFCTPRTRYDWELLLKPVLNVNVPVEVRDKDGFVLYSYGNINQK, from the coding sequence ATGAAGCGTTTACAACTACTAGGAAGGTCGAAATACCTTTCATTGTCATCGAAAGAAGATAATACTAGTACATCTCCACTCCTGAAGAAAAATGGGTTTGATGACGAAAAATCCGGAAACCTCCCGCGATGTTCAACGTCcatttctaattctaaaGTTGTTCAAGAATACCCTCCTTTACATTTGTTGAAACTACCGAAGAAGCTATTATTACTTATTCTGCAAAATTTGGACACCAGAACATTATTATCTCTATGCGAGGTGAACTCGACATTAtacaatattattagtaacAATTTCCTTTATAATCATGTGGTACTAGATACAAAATtgtcattattgaaattcaatGCAATCATCCATTCAGAATTTCACACATCAAACGCtataaacaacaacagtaataataatattgttaataataataagcaGGATGATACGGTTTCACAAAACGTTAGATTTTTAGTTCGATCTATTGAATTCGTTAACCCACAATGCCAagattctttatttaaatattccaagtttcataataaaaatgatcaGACCATTGCAGGCTCATACGTTTATGAGTCAACATCAAGTTTATCAACGTCTTCCgctatgaaaaatatatctaataaaaataatattcctaCCACAATTGAAGAACAACCTACTTCGGATTCATATAATGGTAATACAAATAGTCCCCGGAAATACAATAACAATGACATATTTTGCCAGTCTTGTTTCAAAACCATCGataaaatggaaaataaatattctcATTATACTTACATTGAATTAATGTTAGATATCATTGATTATCTCCCTAATTTAACACATGTGATTCTAAGTAATGTGGAatctaattttaaaatcCCATTATGGTACTCTGTATTCAACGACGGGTCAAGggatttctttaaaaaaattatcaaggGCCAACAATCTATTAATAGCAATGATCTTCGAACGTTTGAAATATCTAAGCAATTTGTCTCTGAATATGAAAGAAAGTTTTATTCATTGCAAAGAATTAAAACTTTGGAAATTAGAGCatcaaaagataaaaaaacaGGAAATAATGTTGTCCGTTTAAGACCTAATCTTTTATGTTGCTTTGgtataataaatgaattgattttaGAAAACATTATCATAGATACAGAATCCTTAGATACACCAATGGAATTTTTACCGTTACATTTAAGATTGGAACCGACAGGGCTGTATCAACTTCATGCACCATTCCATGCTTTGACTTTAAAGTCATGTAGTATCATACCAGGTAATGGAATtttgaaacttttcaatCCATATTTTAAATGCGTTAAGAATTTAGAATTGCTACAAATTACAAGTAAATATGACCTTCTGCTATGTAATTGCTTTTCAGCATTGACTGatttatcaattgattGCAGTAGTATATGTTTCATGAATGAAACATTAGTGgatgatgaatattattatgaaaatcCACCTCATAATAATGAAGCGATCTTAGAACATGACTGTAATTCACTAAGTGAAACTCTGCTAGATTCTACTGTAGATTATACATTGCAAGCCCCACCAGCTACATCATCAATAGTattatcattgaatttaaagtATATTTCAAGGACCACAACAACagacaataataataataatctccaaaataatagaaGGAAACCTGCTACTCTAACCAAAAGTCAAGGAGACTTTTTCAAACATTCAAGTATACCAGAATTCCACTACTTTTACCATTACTATAAATTACTATGGGATAGGTTACCTCATAAGAATATCaacatcaatattattaatatcccCTTTAGAAATGTTTACCCGCTATCACCAATAGTGTTTTGGGAAAAAATGATGAACTCATTGgcagataatgatattgcaGACCAAGAAACATTGATTGGCTACAGGACGGATCATAACTCCACTCGATCTAATGTACCAGTGCATGGTAGAAACACGCATCCcactgataataatgaaatcgATGATCATTTCCataatgattattattggaaCACATCAGTGAGAAACTGTTTCAAGGATTGTCTTTCcgttttgaaaaatcaaaaccAACAATATCATGGCTTGTCTGTAGATGAAACCGTTAATGATAtggatgatgaaataattAACAATTACcaaaattttaaatattttaaagatatcccaaatttgaatctttGGTGTTTCCTTAAATCATTATCGAAATTTAAATCTGTGAAAATTCGCTTGTTGAGAAATTTGTTATTTTGTACTCCAAGAACAAGGTATGATTGGGAACTGTTACTAAAACCAGTATTGAATGTTAATGTCCCCGTAGAAGTAAGAGATAAGGATGGTTTCGTTTTATATTCATACGGTAATATTAATCAAAAGTAA
- the NDAI0A07380 gene encoding opsin family protein (similar to Saccharomyces cerevisiae YRO2 (YBR054W) and MRH1 (YDR033W); ancestral locus Anc_3.263), translating to MSEFTELYKRAGNEAIKLNPPTGSDFHLTARGSDWLWAAFCLFLFSAMLLIVLMFRKPINERLFYYTAIAPCAFMAIAYFTMASDLGSTPIRAKYDHVKTSTQKEHPGYRQVFYSRFIGWFLALPWPIIQASLFGKTPLWQIAFNVCMTEFFVVCFLIASLVHSTYKWGYYSFGIAASIVVMISVMTTTKN from the coding sequence ATGTCAGAGTTCACAGAACTTTATAAAAGAGCCGGTAACGAAGCTATCAAGCTAAACCCTCCAACTGGGTCAGATTTCCATTTAACCGCTCGTGGTTCAGATTGGTTATGGGCTGCTTTCTgtcttttccttttttcaGCAATGCTACTGATTGTATTGATGTTCAGAAAGCCAATCAATGAAAGATTGTTCTACTATACGGCAATTGCTCCATGTGCTTTCATGGCTATCGCATACTTCACAATGGCTTCCGATTTAGGTTCTACTCCAATTAGAGCTAAGTACGACCATGTTAAGACAAGTACACAAAAAGAACACCCAGGTTACAGACAAGTCTTCTACAGTAGATTTATTGGTTGGTTCTTAGCTTTACCATGGCCAATTATTCAAGCTTCTTTGTTTGGTAAAACTCCATTGTGGCAAATTGCTTTCAACGTTTGTATGACCGAATTCTTTGTTGTTTGCTTCTTAATTGCTTCTTTGGTCCATTCCACCTACAAGTGGGGTTACTACTCCTTTGGTATTGCTGCtagtattgttgttatgATTAGTGTCATGActacaacaaaaaattag
- the MRX18 gene encoding 17-beta-hydroxysteroid dehydrogenase-like protein (similar to Saccharomyces cerevisiae YBR056W; ancestral locus Anc_3.266) has translation MFDKLKEKLEKVHISPPSQKIKVIPPTINTIDEKFIYRNRYNTGVNLGALFVLEKWIFNSVFDDVDGETEYDAVTNRVKKFGKDDAINKLKSHYDDYISRIDWKWLNESAGVTALRVPIGFWHVGNGKFLNGLPFESLKEVYEKAKAWEKLKELIKKAKEHHIGILIDMHGLPGGANPDSHSGGSIEKGGFFKNKKYVDKMCYEVFPFIVNDICTSNDNVIGLQIVNEAAFSNEAKEEKDYHKKAIKAISEIDSNLPIIISDGWWPQQWVDWLKEQKLNATVVIDAHVYRCFSDDDKNKQAQQICNDLPVTINFPTEEADFMVGEFSCNLAEEAWDKTSGNREDYLRKLGQVQTSVFHQKASFGYFFWTLQFQYGDGGAWGFVPMTKLGALPVSGNNKTHNVGEKDIKAVVSQHVDYWKSKGGDKFEHWRFQDGVQQAAADIQEFSAFNGSRLGRWQSVKSIRRKEYLSQKGDSEYMWEWDQGYDQGLFQFNN, from the coding sequence ATGTTCGACAAACTGAAAGAAAAGTTAGAGAAAGTTCACATTTCGCCCCCCTCTCAAAAGATTAAGGTCATCCCACCAACGATTAATACTatagatgaaaaattcatttataGAAATAGATATAATACCGGTGTAAACCTTGGGGCATTGTTTGTTCTGGAGAAATGGATCTTCAATTCAGtatttgatgatgttgaCGGAGAAACAGAATACGATGCAGTAACTAACCGTGTAAAGAAATTTGGGAAAGATGACGCCATTAACAAATTAAAGTCCCATTATGATGATTACATATCAAGAATTGACTGGAAATGGCTAAATGAATCTGCTGGAGTTACAGCATTAAGAGTTCCCATTGGATTTTGGCATGTAGGGAATGGGAAATTCCTAAATGGTTTACCATTCgaatctttgaaagaagtATATGAGAAGGCAAAAGCATGGgagaaattaaaagaacTTATTAAAAAAGCAAAGGAACATCATATTGGTATTTTAATCGATATGCATGGTTTACCAGGAGGAGCAAATCCAGATTCTCATAGTGGTGGTTCTATTGAAAAAGGtggatttttcaaaaataaaaaatatgttgATAAAATGTGCTATGAAGTGTTCCCATTCATCGTGAATGACATATGCACCAGTAATGATAATGTGATTGGATTACAGATTGTGAACGAAGCAGCATTCAGTAATGAAGCAAAAGAGGAGAAGGATTACCATAAGAAGGCAATCAAGGCCATATCTGAGATTGACTCAAATTTGCCAATTATCATTTCAGATGGTTGGTGGCCACAACAATGGGTTGATTGGttgaaagaacaaaagTTAAATGCAACAGTCGTTATCGATGCTCATGTATACCGTTGCTTctctgatgatgataaaaacaaacaagCACAACAAATTTGTAATGATTTACCCGTAACAATCAACTTTCCTACAGAAGAAGCAGATTTCATGGTAGGGGAGTTTTCTTGCAATCTAGCCGAGGAGGCATGGGATAAAACATCAGGTAACAGAGAAGACTACCTTAGGAAATTGGGCCAAGTCCAAACCTCAGTATTTCATCAGAAAGCAAGTTTTGGGTATTTTTTCTGGACCTTACAATTTCAATATGGTGATGGTGGTGCTTGGGGCTTCGTTCCTATGACAAAACTGGGAGCTTTGCCAGTCAGTGGGAATAACAAGACGCATAATGTTGGAGAGAAAGATATTAAGGCAGTTGTCTCCCAACACGTAGATTATTGGAAATCGAAAGGTGGTGATAAGTTTGAACACTGGAGATTTCAAGATGGTGTTCAGCAAGCTGCAGCCGATATTCAGGAATTCTCTGCATTTAATGGATCACGTCTAGGTAGATGGCAAAGTGTTAAATCTATTCGTAGAAAAGAATACCTTTCCCAAAAAGGTGATAGCGAATATATGTGGGAATGGGACCAAGGTTATGACCAAGGtttattccaatttaataactga
- the MUM2 gene encoding Mum2p (similar to Saccharomyces cerevisiae MUM2 (YBR057C); ancestral locus Anc_3.269), translating into MNYTNYLYDPNQGLESAFSNLTFNNNNNQPFAHPPFINSNKTDTKENRPDKVAPYTTIPNNTHLQQQQHQFNQLNATDQNYPTSYAFRSTPNYGGMNSSNNNYWNSNNISQQGGNIIRQKTKQFDKDPSNQRNSSLEEQKSLESLKEKLSIKDIQVGKLDDEIQHLKSLLGHTITYNDKINESCTDDSSSGDTFISANLEKKTKELVEKICIKDRELKELNDKYEELYLKVTMSTSSNSITKNGRYDVETMMHKMIIRFETLSKENDDMARMLSYGRSKEIDVELLLLDMENAELREKIQG; encoded by the coding sequence ATGAACTACACAAATTATTTGTACGACCCTAATCAAGGTTTGGAGTCTGCCTTTTCCAACTTaacattcaataataataataatcagCCATTTGCCCACCCACCGTTTATCAACAGTAACAAAACTGATACTAAGGAGAATAGACCTGATAAAGTAGCACCATACACAACCATACCGAATAATACCCATCtgcagcagcagcaacaccaattcaatcaattaaatgCGACGGATCAGAATTATCCAACATCATATGCTTTTCGTAGTACGCCTAACTACGGTGGAATGAACAGCAGTAACAATAATTATTGgaattctaataatatcagTCAACAAGGAGGTAACATAATAAGACAGAAAACAAAGCAGTTTGACAAGGACCCATCGAATCAAAGGAATTCAAGTCTCGAAGAACAGAAGTCATTAGAATCTTTGAAGGagaaattatcaattaagGATATACAAGTAGGgaaattagatgatgaaattcaACATTTAAAAAGCCTTTTAGGCCATACCATCACATATAACgataaaataaatgaatcaTGCACGGACGATTCTAGTTCAGGCGATACGTTTATTAGTgcaaatttggaaaaaaagacAAAGGAGCTTGTTGAGAAAATATGCATTAAAGATAGGGAATTAAAAGAGTTAAATGACAAATACGAAGAATTATACTTAAAAGTAACAATGTCGACAAGctcaaattcaataacTAAGAATGGACGATATGATGTAGAAACTATGATGCATAAAATGATAATCCGATTTGAAACATTGAGTaaggaaaatgatgatatggCAAGAATGTTGTCCTACGGAAGGTCTAAAGAGATAGATGTTGAGTTGTTATTACTTGATATGGAAAATGCCGAGTTACGAGAGAAGATTCAAGGTTAG